A genome region from Cucurbita pepo subsp. pepo cultivar mu-cu-16 chromosome LG02, ASM280686v2, whole genome shotgun sequence includes the following:
- the LOC111787713 gene encoding trihelix transcription factor GT-2-like — protein IRKLGELGYHRSAKKCKEKFENVYKYHKRTKEVRCGKPDSKSYKFFEQLEALENHPPLNFHSHLSKPPPPATAASPPTTVISHIPSTVPSTTTAVPHLMNISFTQPNPTIHLQSMPPPPPLPFNNPTNLATTIAPLFQTNVSSGAAGLGFEADLISNSTSDDVDSSTSSDEASRQRKKRKWKDFFERLMREVIERQEEMQKRFLEAIEKREQERVAREEAWRMQEMAKINREKEILAQERSMAAAKDAAITSFLQKLTQSHPNDNNPSPSLPPPPPPPPRQQPISISNPTPVVQPPTQQASTLQVVHPNSTPQKLVNNNEYLQIEIVKRSDNGGESYRMSPASSSSRWPKVEVEALIKLRTNLDAKYQENGPKGPLWEEISSAMKRLGYNRNAKRCKEKWENINKYFKKVKESKKTRPEDSKTCPYFHQLDALYKEKNINNNNGNKFDNVIIGSSTPLMVRPEQQWPPQQELVRSNSANKDMESEPMDRDEKDEDDDEDDDEEEDEEGGENYEIVASKPASMSVAE, from the coding sequence ATCAGGAAATTAGGGGAGCTTGGGTATCATCGAAGTGCAAAGAAATGCaaagagaaatttgagaatGTTTATAAATATCACAAAAGAACCAAAGAAGTCCGATGTGGGAAACCAGATAGTAAAAGTTACAAGTTTTTTGAACAATTAGAAGCTCTTGAAAATCACCCTCCTCTCAATTTCCACTCCCATTTATCTAAGCCTCCACCTCCGGCAACGGCGGCTTCACCTCCAACCACCGTCATTTCTCACATTCCTTCAACTGTTCCATCGACCACCACCGCCGTACCCCACTTGATGAACATATCATTCACTCAACCAAACCCCACAATTCACCTCCAATCCATGCCCCCTCCGCCTCCCTTGCCATTCAATAACCCTACCAATTTAGCCACCACCATTGCTCCGCTTTTCCAAACCAATGTCTCATCTGGGGCAGCCGGATTGGGGTTCGAAGCGGATCTCATCTCAAACTCAACGTCTGATGATGTCGACTCGTCGACATCATCCGACGAGGCGTCgagacaaagaaagaagaggaaatgGAAGGATTTCTTTGAGAGATTGATGAGGGAAGTGATTGAAAGGCAAGAGGAAATGCAAAAGAGATTCTTGGAAGCAATTGAGAAAAGGGAACAAGAAAGAGTTGCAAGAGAAGAAGCATGGAGGATGCAAGAAATGGCCAAAATCaatagagagaaagagattttAGCTCAAGAAAGATCAATGGCAGCTGCTAAAGATGCCGCTATTACATCCTTCCTCCAAAAACTAACACAATCCCACCCCAACGACAACAACCCGTCACCGTCACtgccaccaccaccgccaccgccaccacgACAACAACCAATCTCAATATCAAATCCGACACCAGTCGTGCAACCGCCGACTCAACAAGCTTCTACATTGCAAGTTGTTCATCCAAATTCTACCCCACAAAAATTGGTGAACAACAATGAATATTTGCAAATAGAGATTGTGAAAAGAAGTGATAATGGTGGTGAAAGTTATAGGATGAGCCCAGCTTCAAGCTCATCAAGATGGCCAAAAGTGGAAGTGGAGGCACTCATCAAATTGAGAACAAATCTAGACGCCAAATATCAAGAAAATGGACCAAAAGGGCCATTGTGGGAAGAGATATCATCAGCCATGAAGAGACTTGGGTATAATAGAAATGCAAAGAGGTGCAAGGAGAAATGGGAGAACATAAACAAGTACTTCAAGAAAGTAAAGGAGAGTAAAAAAACAAGGCCGGAGGATTCCAAGACTTGCCCTTATTTTCACCAGCTTGATGCTTTGTACAAGGAAAAgaacatcaacaacaacaacggcAACAAGTTCGACAACGTTATAATCGGATCATCGACACCATTGATGGTTCGACCAGAGCAACAATGGCCTCCGCAACAAGAACTTGTTCGATCCAACTCAGCCAACAAAGATATGGAGAGCGAACCAATGGATCGAGACGAAAAGGATGAAGACGACGACGAGGATGatgacgaagaagaagacgaggaGGGTGGAGAGAATTACGAGATTGTGGCAAGCAAACCAGCTTCGATGAGTGTTGCAGAGTGA